In Nicotiana tabacum cultivar K326 chromosome 17, ASM71507v2, whole genome shotgun sequence, one DNA window encodes the following:
- the LOC107761038 gene encoding protein RST1 isoform X2 codes for MDSYTQLLEKIRIPQPSLQKFAVISIFEKLRSAPPHLDSDSGPGTDAITQCLHSTSASVLDQSVRELCRLVRDSKLDISRGLLELQSALEGSDSRFVNLFVKGIGFLARLGFQKNSLRFLASETHPFVKVLSCRVEVQTELVQQVIIFIVQSKHLGMVEVCEFLVPVLNYSIVRMPSSVSVSSFIRSLISSLAGLCCSIPGEAIPIIELLIGRLKFFPRNNSEDFTNISHCLECIVDAYVVVLQQLVEMGSLLHEAQLCGVELLDAMLCTNPKHTSSVENILEVSRRILIVQKDLGFGYTPELSTITLSLFMILVQSELEHEQFLAVKLILFLLKWKNENEHDVQRDAYDLNEELLFIFPAISLLSSPSKIVKQAATDLLHILGKLSNKLLIAQKTGQPNAMKYPSISTPKYIVFRLLQHLWLQDLSPLSGSFYPNYVPGHDTSIKDKHYVSKTWSSLVTDHMHHIIARRKSLSISQSQEIFPTNMPMILSAVACVLLTHQTYGSSSVDILSNSSNVDPKLGVPLLLVIQFYNHIFSTNTGADCHGVLLKLLEMLPLLASHPAIIPLIIQTLLPMLQNDKKPVLFATAIRLLCKTWELNDRVFGTLQGVLLADRFTRFASQRDICISMAVSICDICRRNPDRGVDLILSIAACIEQQDPLIQSLGLQSLGHLCEADAIDFYSAWDVIAKHVLNYSASAMVAHSLCLLLTWGALDAQAYPEASVNVLKILWDIGTSQDFRQASLWSKARASAFVALASYEVEHLERSIPDFKEKNLEFLVSETDPEVLTAVEGFEVKILTFEHITRRRSVKQKRVSANKIEKLLDVFPRLIFASERREKELPGAALFCLSFTKKDSRKAGAAEDLQDVQAKYEASLVDIATSLQLSRNILIAILSLQSWKPFMRRWMRSHILLLDAKLQTAVLDKAPKAAMEILKSMIAIAERMLPRSAENIALAVGALCLVLPASAHAVKATASKFLLDWLSQHEHEYRQWSAAISLGVISSCLHLTDHKQKFENINALLEVASVSKSTLVKGACGAGLGFSCQALLARADADDNAHLGKATYKIEEADLLRKIIRTLSQLICQVTPSSADVLETLSLSFPLESDNLNSEISGFLGSTSENLEEDVWGIAGLVLGLGNCIGAMYRAGIHNAVLNVKSLLISWIPHPTEITTMSKNHEILLSVGSCLSVPIVIAMCQRFELTDDADMEYLLGCYKELISKLLSIKRFDTFHQSLLMASCLGAGSLIGVVLNEGLHSLKIEHIKELLLLFRKSYSDSNPPLIHLGAMLGVVNALGAGAGTLIEPHPLSSSHAASDQKESSYISSPLITNAVLEPELTSLVQEIFLVAQNSDAHQLQQHAAWAISFLRQHLWFKEPQNDESTAENDSAGLKTALHSFPEDSTVMKLSLWLMHLNYLGTDAVSHVNTVSSVLRCLSHASRLPPLDWGAIIRRCMRYEGQVAGLLTQDISFERGNLRGECLLFSLSHAKQFDPLLSFLDEQCDIPRLRMLEPRLQFFVLSHLADLLKIFSGSRVVKLFEDVANLLSTSTCSESCDSLEKSSFRISCWRGLKLCLDESSHHPQEYKSSMEKCMELLFTSLPSAHTEGLCQGKILEEWCEAIRCLEKAQQEWLLDLLKVSEVNVADTDSLSFETVRKVQAKARLVQSGSLPLTVLTKLKTYLLDCRSQDIWDALTGVSITVQHAEGNAKRQWLIEALEISCVTRFPSTALQFIGLLCGSCCVYRPVLIADRFTVLSDLPVTLTSLLSDSTWMVVADAVVSCLWKSTERIYKWNKQLKGGGDYLLYTQPIDTSENDLACFLLLVMHQACVSLKDHLPLEKQLQLANMAVPSNIDAHELHARLNCYVKSLPLL; via the exons ATGGACTCTTACACTCAACTGCTGGAGAAAATTCGAATCCCTCAACCATCACTTCAAAAATTCGCAGTCATCTCGATCTTCGAGAAGCTTCGATCGGCTCCGCCGCACTTGGACTCCGACTCTGGCCCTGGAACAGACGCTATTACTCAGTGCCTTCATTCCACCTCAGCTTCTGTCCTTGATCAATCCGTTCGAGAATTATGCCGCCTCGTCAGAGACTCCAAATTGGACATCTCTCGCGGGTTACTGGAGCTCCAGTCTGCTCTCGAAGGTTCAGATTCACGCTTCGTCAACCTTTTCGTCAAAGGCATAGGGTTTCTCGCTCGGTTAGGGTTCCAGAAGAACTCTTTGCGGTTTCTAGCTTCAGAGACTCATCCATTTGTCAAG GTTCTTTCTTGTCGCGTGGAGGTTCAGACGGAGCTAGTGCAACAAGTGATTATTTTTATAGTGCAGAGCAAACATTTGGGAATGGTGGAAGTTTGTGAATTCTTGGTACCTGTCTTGAATTATTCAATTGTTAGGATGCCCTCCTCTGTATCAGTTTCTTCATTTATAAGAAGTTTGATATCGTCATTAGCTGGACTTTGTTGTTCGATTCCCGGGGAGGCCATTCCTATTATTGAGCTCCTCATTGGGCGTTTGAAGTTCTTTCCACGCAATAATTCAGAA GATTTTACTAATATTTCACACTGCCTTGAATGCATTGTAGATGCATATGTGGTGGTCTTGCAACAATTGGTGGAAATGGGATCG TTGCTTCACGAAGCTCAGTTATGTGGTGTGGAGCTACTGGATGCTATGTTGTGTACGAATCCAAAGCACACGAGTTCAGTTGAGAACATTTTAGAAGTATCAAGGCGCATATTGATAGTGCAAAAAGATCTTGGTTTCGGTTATACTCCTGAATTATCAACCATTACGCTGTCCTTGTTTATGATACTTGTGCAGTCTGAACTTGAACACGAACAGTTCTTGGCGGTGAAACTTATCCTATTTCTGTTGAAGTGGAAAAATGAGAATG AGCATGATGTCCAGAGAGATGCATATGATTTGAATGAAGAGCTCTTATTCATCTTCCCTGCTATCAGCCTTCTTTCTTCTCCGTCTAAAATAGTAAAACAAGCTGCAACCGATTTGCTTCATATTTTGGGAAAGCTTTCGAATAAGCTACTTATTGCACAAAAGACTGGACAGCCAAATGCAATGAAATATCCTTCCATTAGTACACCTAAGTACATAGTCTTCAGACTCTTGCAGCACTTGTGGCTTCAG GACCTATCTCCATTATCTGGTTCTTTTTATCCAAATTATGTGCCTGGTCATGACACTTCCATTAAAGACAAGCACTATGTATCAAAAACTTGGAGCTCCTTGGTAACCGACCACATGCATCACATTATTGCAAGAAGAAAGTCCTTATCCATCTCACAGTCTCAGGAGATCTTTCCGACCA ATATGCCCATGATACTCAGTGCGGTTGCCTGTGTCCTCCTCACGCATCAAACATATGGAAGCTCTTCTGTTGATATCTTGTCTAATAGCAGCAATGTGGATCCTAAACTTGGTGTCCCTTTGTTGCTGGTCATTCAGTTCTACAACCATATATTTTCCACGAACACAGGTGCTGATTGTCATGGAGTTTTG CTAAAACTTCTGGAAATGCTACCGTTACTTGCGTCTCATCCTGCAATCATACCTCTCATTATTCAGACACTGTTGCCTATGCTTCAGAATGATAAGAAACC CGTTCTATTTGCCACTGCAATTCGTCTACTTTGCAAGACCTGGGAGCTCAATGACCGTGTCTTTGGGACCTTGCAG GGAGTACTACTTGCAGATAGATTTACTCGGTTTGCGTCTCAGAGAGATATCTGCATTAGTATGGCTGTTTCCATTTGTGATATCTGCAGAAGAAATCCTGATCGTGGAGTGGACCTTATTTTATCTATTGCG GCTTGTATCGAGCAACAAGATCCTTTAATTCAGTCTCTGGGTCTCCAAAGCCTTGGCCACCTCTGTGAAGCAGACGCCATTG ATTTTTATTCCGCCTGGGATGTGATTGCAAAGCATGTGCTAAACTACTCAGCAAGCGCCATGGTTGCTCACAG CCTCTGTCTTCTTTTGACATGGGGTGCATTGGATGCTCAAGCATACCCTGAAGCATCAGTAAATGTGTTGAAGATACTGTGGGATATTGGAACCTCCCAAGACTTCAGACAGGCTTCCTTATGGTCCAAAGCTCGGGCATCTGCCTTTGTGGCATTAGCCAGTTATGAG GTAGAGCATCTCGAAAGAAGTATTCCAGATTTCAAGGAAAAAAATTTGGAGTTTCTTGTGTCCGAGACTGACCCTGAAGTGCTTACTGCCGTGGAAGGATTTGAagtcaaaattttaacttttgagCACAT CACCCGTCGAAGATCAGTAAAGCAGAAAAGGGTGTCTGCAAACAAAATTGAGAAGCTGTTAGATGTCTTCCCGCGTCTCATCTTTGCTTCAG aaagaagagaaaaagaattaCCTGGTGCGGCTCTTTTTTGCCTTTCCTTCACAAAGAAAGATTCAAGGAAGGCAGGAGCAGCAGAG GACTTACAAGATGTACAAGCTAAATATGAGGCCTCACTGGTTGATATAGCAACATCTCTTCAACTATCAAGAAATATATTGATAGCAATTCTTTCTTTGCAATCATGGAAGCCCTTCATGCGGAGGTGGATGAGATCCCATATCTTGTTACTTGATGCTAAGTTGCAGACTGCTGTTCTGGACAAAGCTCCTAAAGCTGCTATGGAAATTCTGAAG AGTATGATAGCAATTGCAGAGAGAATGCTCCCTCGATCTGCTGAGAATATCGCATTAGCTGTTGGAGCCCTTTGTTTG GTGCTGCCCGCTTCTGCGCATGCTGTTAAAGCAACCGCCTCAAAATTTTTGCTGGATTGGTTGTCCCAACATGAACATGAGTATCGCCAGTGGTCAGCAGCAATCTCTCTTGGTGTGATATCAAGTTGCCTACACCTCACCGATCACAAGCAGAAATTTGAGAATATCAATGCACTGCTTGAG GTTGCATCTGTGAGCAAAAGCACACTTGTGAAAGGAGCTTGTGGAGCTGGATTAGGTTTTTCTTGTCAAGCTCTTCTTGCCAGAGCTGATGCTGATGATAATGCTCACCTGGGCAAAGCGACATACAAGATAGAGGAAGCAGACTTGTTGAGAAAGATCATCAGGACCTTATCCCAGTTGATCTGTCAAGTCACACCTTCTTCAGCAGATGTTCTTGAAACTCTATCGCTATCTTTTCCTCTTGAATCAGATAATCTGAATTCAGAGATTTCTGGTTTTCTTGGTTCAACCAGCGAGAATTTAGAGGAAGACGTGTGGGGCATTGCAGGGCTTGTATTGGGTTTGGGTAATTGTATTGGTGCAATGTACAGAGCTGGGATTCATAATGCAGTTCTCAATGTAAAATCCTTACTTATTTCGTGGATTCCACACCCTACTGAAATTACCACTATGAGCAAAAATCACGAAATCTTATTATCTGTGGGCTCGTGTCTTTCTGTACCTATTGTAATTGCCATGTGTCAGAGGTTTGAACTTACTGATGATGCAGATATGGAATATCTATTGGGTTGCTATAAGGAACTTATCTCTAAGCTACTCTCTATTAAAAGATTTGACACCTTCCACCAGAGCTTATTGATGGCATCTTGTTTGGGGGCAGGAAGCCTTATCGGCGTGGTTTTGAATGAAGGGTTGCACTCTTTGAAAATTGAACACATTAAAGAATTGCTTTTGTTGTTCAGAAAAAGTTACTCTGACTCCAATCCTCCTcttattcatctgggtgccatgcttggagttgtaaatgcattagGAGCAGGTGCAGGGACACTGATTGAACCCCACCCTTTGAGCTCATCACATGCTGCTTCTGATCAGAAG GAATCTTCTTATATATCTAGTCCTTTAATTACAAATGCTGTTCTTGAGCCTGAGTTAACTTCACTAGTACAAGAGATATTCCTAGTTGCGCAAAATTCTGATGCTCATCAGTTACAGCAACATGCTGCATGGGCAATTTCTTTTCTTAGACAGCATTTGTGGTTCAAAGAACCTCAAAATGATGAAAGCACCGCAGAGAATGATTCTGCTGGATTGAAGACTGCCTTACATAGTTTTCCCGAGGACAGCACTGTCATGAAATTGTCTTTGTGGCTAATGCATCTGAACTATCTCGGG ACAGATGCTGTTTCACATGTAAACACAGTTTCTAGTGTTCTGCGGTGTCTTTCACATGCTTCTAGGCTACCACCATTGGATTGGGGAGCAATCATCAGACGGTGCATGAGATATGAGGGTCAAGTTGCTGGCTTGTTGACGCAAGACATAAGTTTTGAGAGAGGAAATCTCAGGGGGGAATGCTTACTTTTCTCGTTATCACATGCTAAGCAATTTGATCCTCTCCTTAGCTTCCTTGATGAGCAATGTGACATCCCTCGGTTGAGGATGCTTGAGCCTCGTCTGCAATTCTTTGTGCTTTCACATTTGGCAGATCTACTTAAGATTTTCTCAGGTTCTCGGGTCGTGAAATTATTTGAAGACGTTGCTAACTTATTGTCAACGTCTACTTGTTCTGAGAGTTGTGACTCCTTAGAGAAAAGCTCATTTAGGATTTCGTGCTGGAGGGGACTTAAGCTGTGTTTGGATGAATCTTCTCATCATCCTCAAGAGTATAAATCTAGCATGGAAAAATGCATGGAGTTGCTCTTTACGTCACTGCCTTCAGCTCATACTGAAGGGCTATGTCAGGGTAAAATTCTTGAAGAATGGTGTGAAGCAATTAGATGTCTCGAGAAGGCTCAACAAGAATGGCTATTGGATCTTCTAAAG GTTTCAGAGGTGAACGTCGCCGACACAGACTCTCTCTCGTTTGAAACTGTTAGAAAGGTTCAAGCAAAAGCAAGACTAGTTCAAAGTGGTTCCCTGCCATTGACAGTGCTTACAAAACTGAAAACTTATCTTTTGGACTGCAGATCTCAAG ATATCTGGGATGCTCTAACTGGAGTTTCAATAACTGTACAACATGCTGAAGGGAATGCCAAAAGACAATGGCTCATTGAGGCACTGGAAATTAGTTGTGTGACAAGATTTCCCTCCACG GCTCTGCAGTTCATCGGCCTGCTATGTGGCAGCTGCTGCGTATATAGGCCTGTGTTAATTGCGGACAGATTCACTGTTTTGAGCGACCTGCCAGTCACGCTCACATCCCTCCTCTCTGATAGCACGTGGATGGTAGTAGCAGATGCTGTTGTTTCTTGTTTGTGGAAGTCGACAGAGCGGATATATAAGTGGAACAAACAATTAAAAGGTGGTGGTGATTATTTGCTTTATACACAGCCCATTGACACGAGTGAAAATGATTTAGCCTGCTTTCTCCTACTAGTGAtgcatcaagcgtgtgtctcttTGAAAGACCACCTGCCTCTAGAGAAGCAGCTTCAACTTGCCAACATGGCGGTACCGTCAAATATTGATGCCCATGAGTTACACGCAAGGTTAAATTGCTATGTGAAGAGTCTACCTCTGCTTTGA
- the LOC107761038 gene encoding protein RST1 isoform X1, producing the protein MDSYTQLLEKIRIPQPSLQKFAVISIFEKLRSAPPHLDSDSGPGTDAITQCLHSTSASVLDQSVRELCRLVRDSKLDISRGLLELQSALEGSDSRFVNLFVKGIGFLARLGFQKNSLRFLASETHPFVKVLSCRVEVQTELVQQVIIFIVQSKHLGMVEVCEFLVPVLNYSIVRMPSSVSVSSFIRSLISSLAGLCCSIPGEAIPIIELLIGRLKFFPRNNSEDFTNISHCLECIVDAYVVVLQQLVEMGSLLHEAQLCGVELLDAMLCTNPKHTSSVENILEVSRRILIVQKDLGFGYTPELSTITLSLFMILVQSELEHEQFLAVKLILFLLKWKNENEHDVQRDAYDLNEELLFIFPAISLLSSPSKIVKQAATDLLHILGKLSNKLLIAQKTGQPNAMKYPSISTPKYIVFRLLQHLWLQDLSPLSGSFYPNYVPGHDTSIKDKHYVSKTWSSLVTDHMHHIIARRKSLSISQSQEIFPTNMPMILSAVACVLLTHQTYGSSSVDILSNSSNVDPKLGVPLLLVIQFYNHIFSTNTGADCHGVLLKLLEMLPLLASHPAIIPLIIQTLLPMLQNDKKPVLFATAIRLLCKTWELNDRVFGTLQGVLLADRFTRFASQRDICISMAVSICDICRRNPDRGVDLILSIAACIEQQDPLIQSLGLQSLGHLCEADAIDFYSAWDVIAKHVLNYSASAMVAHSLCLLLTWGALDAQAYPEASVNVLKILWDIGTSQDFRQASLWSKARASAFVALASYEVEHLERSIPDFKEKNLEFLVSETDPEVLTAVEGFEVKILTFEHITRRRSVKQKRVSANKIEKLLDVFPRLIFASGKERREKELPGAALFCLSFTKKDSRKAGAAEDLQDVQAKYEASLVDIATSLQLSRNILIAILSLQSWKPFMRRWMRSHILLLDAKLQTAVLDKAPKAAMEILKSMIAIAERMLPRSAENIALAVGALCLVLPASAHAVKATASKFLLDWLSQHEHEYRQWSAAISLGVISSCLHLTDHKQKFENINALLEVASVSKSTLVKGACGAGLGFSCQALLARADADDNAHLGKATYKIEEADLLRKIIRTLSQLICQVTPSSADVLETLSLSFPLESDNLNSEISGFLGSTSENLEEDVWGIAGLVLGLGNCIGAMYRAGIHNAVLNVKSLLISWIPHPTEITTMSKNHEILLSVGSCLSVPIVIAMCQRFELTDDADMEYLLGCYKELISKLLSIKRFDTFHQSLLMASCLGAGSLIGVVLNEGLHSLKIEHIKELLLLFRKSYSDSNPPLIHLGAMLGVVNALGAGAGTLIEPHPLSSSHAASDQKESSYISSPLITNAVLEPELTSLVQEIFLVAQNSDAHQLQQHAAWAISFLRQHLWFKEPQNDESTAENDSAGLKTALHSFPEDSTVMKLSLWLMHLNYLGTDAVSHVNTVSSVLRCLSHASRLPPLDWGAIIRRCMRYEGQVAGLLTQDISFERGNLRGECLLFSLSHAKQFDPLLSFLDEQCDIPRLRMLEPRLQFFVLSHLADLLKIFSGSRVVKLFEDVANLLSTSTCSESCDSLEKSSFRISCWRGLKLCLDESSHHPQEYKSSMEKCMELLFTSLPSAHTEGLCQGKILEEWCEAIRCLEKAQQEWLLDLLKVSEVNVADTDSLSFETVRKVQAKARLVQSGSLPLTVLTKLKTYLLDCRSQDIWDALTGVSITVQHAEGNAKRQWLIEALEISCVTRFPSTALQFIGLLCGSCCVYRPVLIADRFTVLSDLPVTLTSLLSDSTWMVVADAVVSCLWKSTERIYKWNKQLKGGGDYLLYTQPIDTSENDLACFLLLVMHQACVSLKDHLPLEKQLQLANMAVPSNIDAHELHARLNCYVKSLPLL; encoded by the exons ATGGACTCTTACACTCAACTGCTGGAGAAAATTCGAATCCCTCAACCATCACTTCAAAAATTCGCAGTCATCTCGATCTTCGAGAAGCTTCGATCGGCTCCGCCGCACTTGGACTCCGACTCTGGCCCTGGAACAGACGCTATTACTCAGTGCCTTCATTCCACCTCAGCTTCTGTCCTTGATCAATCCGTTCGAGAATTATGCCGCCTCGTCAGAGACTCCAAATTGGACATCTCTCGCGGGTTACTGGAGCTCCAGTCTGCTCTCGAAGGTTCAGATTCACGCTTCGTCAACCTTTTCGTCAAAGGCATAGGGTTTCTCGCTCGGTTAGGGTTCCAGAAGAACTCTTTGCGGTTTCTAGCTTCAGAGACTCATCCATTTGTCAAG GTTCTTTCTTGTCGCGTGGAGGTTCAGACGGAGCTAGTGCAACAAGTGATTATTTTTATAGTGCAGAGCAAACATTTGGGAATGGTGGAAGTTTGTGAATTCTTGGTACCTGTCTTGAATTATTCAATTGTTAGGATGCCCTCCTCTGTATCAGTTTCTTCATTTATAAGAAGTTTGATATCGTCATTAGCTGGACTTTGTTGTTCGATTCCCGGGGAGGCCATTCCTATTATTGAGCTCCTCATTGGGCGTTTGAAGTTCTTTCCACGCAATAATTCAGAA GATTTTACTAATATTTCACACTGCCTTGAATGCATTGTAGATGCATATGTGGTGGTCTTGCAACAATTGGTGGAAATGGGATCG TTGCTTCACGAAGCTCAGTTATGTGGTGTGGAGCTACTGGATGCTATGTTGTGTACGAATCCAAAGCACACGAGTTCAGTTGAGAACATTTTAGAAGTATCAAGGCGCATATTGATAGTGCAAAAAGATCTTGGTTTCGGTTATACTCCTGAATTATCAACCATTACGCTGTCCTTGTTTATGATACTTGTGCAGTCTGAACTTGAACACGAACAGTTCTTGGCGGTGAAACTTATCCTATTTCTGTTGAAGTGGAAAAATGAGAATG AGCATGATGTCCAGAGAGATGCATATGATTTGAATGAAGAGCTCTTATTCATCTTCCCTGCTATCAGCCTTCTTTCTTCTCCGTCTAAAATAGTAAAACAAGCTGCAACCGATTTGCTTCATATTTTGGGAAAGCTTTCGAATAAGCTACTTATTGCACAAAAGACTGGACAGCCAAATGCAATGAAATATCCTTCCATTAGTACACCTAAGTACATAGTCTTCAGACTCTTGCAGCACTTGTGGCTTCAG GACCTATCTCCATTATCTGGTTCTTTTTATCCAAATTATGTGCCTGGTCATGACACTTCCATTAAAGACAAGCACTATGTATCAAAAACTTGGAGCTCCTTGGTAACCGACCACATGCATCACATTATTGCAAGAAGAAAGTCCTTATCCATCTCACAGTCTCAGGAGATCTTTCCGACCA ATATGCCCATGATACTCAGTGCGGTTGCCTGTGTCCTCCTCACGCATCAAACATATGGAAGCTCTTCTGTTGATATCTTGTCTAATAGCAGCAATGTGGATCCTAAACTTGGTGTCCCTTTGTTGCTGGTCATTCAGTTCTACAACCATATATTTTCCACGAACACAGGTGCTGATTGTCATGGAGTTTTG CTAAAACTTCTGGAAATGCTACCGTTACTTGCGTCTCATCCTGCAATCATACCTCTCATTATTCAGACACTGTTGCCTATGCTTCAGAATGATAAGAAACC CGTTCTATTTGCCACTGCAATTCGTCTACTTTGCAAGACCTGGGAGCTCAATGACCGTGTCTTTGGGACCTTGCAG GGAGTACTACTTGCAGATAGATTTACTCGGTTTGCGTCTCAGAGAGATATCTGCATTAGTATGGCTGTTTCCATTTGTGATATCTGCAGAAGAAATCCTGATCGTGGAGTGGACCTTATTTTATCTATTGCG GCTTGTATCGAGCAACAAGATCCTTTAATTCAGTCTCTGGGTCTCCAAAGCCTTGGCCACCTCTGTGAAGCAGACGCCATTG ATTTTTATTCCGCCTGGGATGTGATTGCAAAGCATGTGCTAAACTACTCAGCAAGCGCCATGGTTGCTCACAG CCTCTGTCTTCTTTTGACATGGGGTGCATTGGATGCTCAAGCATACCCTGAAGCATCAGTAAATGTGTTGAAGATACTGTGGGATATTGGAACCTCCCAAGACTTCAGACAGGCTTCCTTATGGTCCAAAGCTCGGGCATCTGCCTTTGTGGCATTAGCCAGTTATGAG GTAGAGCATCTCGAAAGAAGTATTCCAGATTTCAAGGAAAAAAATTTGGAGTTTCTTGTGTCCGAGACTGACCCTGAAGTGCTTACTGCCGTGGAAGGATTTGAagtcaaaattttaacttttgagCACAT CACCCGTCGAAGATCAGTAAAGCAGAAAAGGGTGTCTGCAAACAAAATTGAGAAGCTGTTAGATGTCTTCCCGCGTCTCATCTTTGCTTCAG gaaaagaaagaagagaaaaagaattaCCTGGTGCGGCTCTTTTTTGCCTTTCCTTCACAAAGAAAGATTCAAGGAAGGCAGGAGCAGCAGAG GACTTACAAGATGTACAAGCTAAATATGAGGCCTCACTGGTTGATATAGCAACATCTCTTCAACTATCAAGAAATATATTGATAGCAATTCTTTCTTTGCAATCATGGAAGCCCTTCATGCGGAGGTGGATGAGATCCCATATCTTGTTACTTGATGCTAAGTTGCAGACTGCTGTTCTGGACAAAGCTCCTAAAGCTGCTATGGAAATTCTGAAG AGTATGATAGCAATTGCAGAGAGAATGCTCCCTCGATCTGCTGAGAATATCGCATTAGCTGTTGGAGCCCTTTGTTTG GTGCTGCCCGCTTCTGCGCATGCTGTTAAAGCAACCGCCTCAAAATTTTTGCTGGATTGGTTGTCCCAACATGAACATGAGTATCGCCAGTGGTCAGCAGCAATCTCTCTTGGTGTGATATCAAGTTGCCTACACCTCACCGATCACAAGCAGAAATTTGAGAATATCAATGCACTGCTTGAG GTTGCATCTGTGAGCAAAAGCACACTTGTGAAAGGAGCTTGTGGAGCTGGATTAGGTTTTTCTTGTCAAGCTCTTCTTGCCAGAGCTGATGCTGATGATAATGCTCACCTGGGCAAAGCGACATACAAGATAGAGGAAGCAGACTTGTTGAGAAAGATCATCAGGACCTTATCCCAGTTGATCTGTCAAGTCACACCTTCTTCAGCAGATGTTCTTGAAACTCTATCGCTATCTTTTCCTCTTGAATCAGATAATCTGAATTCAGAGATTTCTGGTTTTCTTGGTTCAACCAGCGAGAATTTAGAGGAAGACGTGTGGGGCATTGCAGGGCTTGTATTGGGTTTGGGTAATTGTATTGGTGCAATGTACAGAGCTGGGATTCATAATGCAGTTCTCAATGTAAAATCCTTACTTATTTCGTGGATTCCACACCCTACTGAAATTACCACTATGAGCAAAAATCACGAAATCTTATTATCTGTGGGCTCGTGTCTTTCTGTACCTATTGTAATTGCCATGTGTCAGAGGTTTGAACTTACTGATGATGCAGATATGGAATATCTATTGGGTTGCTATAAGGAACTTATCTCTAAGCTACTCTCTATTAAAAGATTTGACACCTTCCACCAGAGCTTATTGATGGCATCTTGTTTGGGGGCAGGAAGCCTTATCGGCGTGGTTTTGAATGAAGGGTTGCACTCTTTGAAAATTGAACACATTAAAGAATTGCTTTTGTTGTTCAGAAAAAGTTACTCTGACTCCAATCCTCCTcttattcatctgggtgccatgcttggagttgtaaatgcattagGAGCAGGTGCAGGGACACTGATTGAACCCCACCCTTTGAGCTCATCACATGCTGCTTCTGATCAGAAG GAATCTTCTTATATATCTAGTCCTTTAATTACAAATGCTGTTCTTGAGCCTGAGTTAACTTCACTAGTACAAGAGATATTCCTAGTTGCGCAAAATTCTGATGCTCATCAGTTACAGCAACATGCTGCATGGGCAATTTCTTTTCTTAGACAGCATTTGTGGTTCAAAGAACCTCAAAATGATGAAAGCACCGCAGAGAATGATTCTGCTGGATTGAAGACTGCCTTACATAGTTTTCCCGAGGACAGCACTGTCATGAAATTGTCTTTGTGGCTAATGCATCTGAACTATCTCGGG ACAGATGCTGTTTCACATGTAAACACAGTTTCTAGTGTTCTGCGGTGTCTTTCACATGCTTCTAGGCTACCACCATTGGATTGGGGAGCAATCATCAGACGGTGCATGAGATATGAGGGTCAAGTTGCTGGCTTGTTGACGCAAGACATAAGTTTTGAGAGAGGAAATCTCAGGGGGGAATGCTTACTTTTCTCGTTATCACATGCTAAGCAATTTGATCCTCTCCTTAGCTTCCTTGATGAGCAATGTGACATCCCTCGGTTGAGGATGCTTGAGCCTCGTCTGCAATTCTTTGTGCTTTCACATTTGGCAGATCTACTTAAGATTTTCTCAGGTTCTCGGGTCGTGAAATTATTTGAAGACGTTGCTAACTTATTGTCAACGTCTACTTGTTCTGAGAGTTGTGACTCCTTAGAGAAAAGCTCATTTAGGATTTCGTGCTGGAGGGGACTTAAGCTGTGTTTGGATGAATCTTCTCATCATCCTCAAGAGTATAAATCTAGCATGGAAAAATGCATGGAGTTGCTCTTTACGTCACTGCCTTCAGCTCATACTGAAGGGCTATGTCAGGGTAAAATTCTTGAAGAATGGTGTGAAGCAATTAGATGTCTCGAGAAGGCTCAACAAGAATGGCTATTGGATCTTCTAAAG GTTTCAGAGGTGAACGTCGCCGACACAGACTCTCTCTCGTTTGAAACTGTTAGAAAGGTTCAAGCAAAAGCAAGACTAGTTCAAAGTGGTTCCCTGCCATTGACAGTGCTTACAAAACTGAAAACTTATCTTTTGGACTGCAGATCTCAAG ATATCTGGGATGCTCTAACTGGAGTTTCAATAACTGTACAACATGCTGAAGGGAATGCCAAAAGACAATGGCTCATTGAGGCACTGGAAATTAGTTGTGTGACAAGATTTCCCTCCACG GCTCTGCAGTTCATCGGCCTGCTATGTGGCAGCTGCTGCGTATATAGGCCTGTGTTAATTGCGGACAGATTCACTGTTTTGAGCGACCTGCCAGTCACGCTCACATCCCTCCTCTCTGATAGCACGTGGATGGTAGTAGCAGATGCTGTTGTTTCTTGTTTGTGGAAGTCGACAGAGCGGATATATAAGTGGAACAAACAATTAAAAGGTGGTGGTGATTATTTGCTTTATACACAGCCCATTGACACGAGTGAAAATGATTTAGCCTGCTTTCTCCTACTAGTGAtgcatcaagcgtgtgtctcttTGAAAGACCACCTGCCTCTAGAGAAGCAGCTTCAACTTGCCAACATGGCGGTACCGTCAAATATTGATGCCCATGAGTTACACGCAAGGTTAAATTGCTATGTGAAGAGTCTACCTCTGCTTTGA